In Candidatus Methylomirabilis sp., the genomic stretch ACGCGCGAACGCTGCTAGCCGGCCGGCCGGCCGGCCGGCCCCGCCTCCGGCGCGCCCTGCTCCAGGAGCGCCCCGAGGGCCCCGGGGTCCGTGACCGGCGCCGAGCAGGTGAAGTTCCGGCAGACGTACGCCGTCACCTGGCCGTCCACGGCCCGCTTGCCCTCCAGGAGGGGTCCCGCGAAGGCGGGGGCGGGTGCTCCCGGATCCGCGTGGGCCAGGATCCGGTTCGGCAGGTACCGGCGGTGGACGACCTCCACCATCGCCCGCGTGGCGGGCGCCTCCCGCGGTCCCACCAGGACCACCTCCACCGGGCCGCGGGTCGCGAAGTCGAGGGCCAGGAGAAGGTGCGCGAAGCCCGATGGGGTCTGCTCCATCGGCCGGAGCAGCGAGCGGAAGACCCGGTCGGCCATCCGCCGGTAGGCCTCCTCCCCCAGGGCCGCGGCGAACCGGAGGAGGTTCAGCGTGGCCACCGCCGTCCCGGAGGGGATGGCCTCGTCGGAGGCCGACTTCATCCGAGCCACGAGCCGCTCGTGGTCCTTCGCCGTGAAGAAGAATCCCCCCTCCGCCTCGTCCCAGAACTGCTCGAGCGTCAGGCGGTGCAGCGCCTCCGCCCGTGTGAAGAAGCGGGAGTCCAGCGTGGCCTCGTACAGGTCGAGGAGCGCCGCCGTGAGGAAGGTGTAGTCATCCAGGTAGCCGCCGAGCTTCGCCTCCCCCGCCGTCCAGGTCCGGAGCAGCCGCCCGTCCCGGGTGAGGTGCCGCTCGATGAAGTCTGCCGCCCGCACGGCCGCCTCGAGCGCCGCCCCGTGGCCCAGGGTGGCCCCGGCCGCCGCGCAGGCCGAGATCATGAGGCCGTTCCAGGCGGTGAGAATCTTCTCGTCCCGACCCGGCTTGACCCGGGCATCCCGCGCACCGAAGAGCTTGCACTTGACCTGCCCGAGGAGCATCGCGATCTCCTCGGGGCTCTTCCCGAACCGGTTGGCGAGCTGCTCCGGCGTCGCCACCACGTGGAGGATGTTCTTGCCGTGCTCCCAGTTCCCGGCCTCGCTCACGCCGAACGCCCGGCAGCAGACTTCCCCCAGCTCGGGCCCCAGCACCCGGAAGATCTCCTCCTTCGTCCAGACGAAGAACTTCCCCTCCTCCCCCTCGCTGTCCGCGTCCTGGGTGCTGTAGAAGCCGCCGTCCGGGTGAGTCATCTCCCGGAGGACGTACCCGACGGTCTCCCGGGCGATCCGGGCAAAGAGGGGGTCGCCGGTCACCTGGTGCGCGTGCAGGTAGACGGGGATGAGCTGCGCGTTGTCGTAGAGCATCTTCTCGAAGTGGGGAACGAGCCACCGCGCGTCCACCGAGTAGCGGTGGAACCCCCCGCCCACCTGATCGTAGATCCCCCCCTCGGCCATCTTCCGAAGGGTGAGGGTGACCATGTCCAGGGAGAACCGGTCCCCGCGCGCGCCGGCCCGCAGGAGGAGCTCGAGCGCCGAGGGGTGGGGGAACTTGGGGGCCCGGCCGAAGCCGCCGTGGACCGGGTCGACGGTGCGCGAGAGGGCGCGGACCGCCCCCTCCACCACCGCCGCGTTCGGCTCGGCCGAGGAGGCCGGGAAGCGGTTGAGGTGGCTCAGGCCCTCGAGGAACTGCCCGACGGCGGTCCGGACCTCGCCCCGCTCCTCCCGCCAGATCCGGGCGACCGAGAGGAGGACCCGCGTGAAGGAGGGCAGGCCATGCCGGTCCTCGGGCGGGAAGTAGGTCCCGCCGTAGAACGGCTCGCCGTCGGGCGTGAGGAAGACCGTGAGGGGCCAGCCCCCGTGCACCCCCATCATCTGCACCGCGCTCTGGTAGATCCGGTCCAGGTCGGGCCGCTCCTCCCGGTCCACCTTGATGCAGACGAAGTGCTGGTTCATCAGTTCCGCGATCCGGGGGTCCTCGAACGACTCGCGCTCCATCACGTGGCACCAGTGGCAGGCGGCGTAGCCGAT encodes the following:
- a CDS encoding thioredoxin domain-containing protein, whose amino-acid sequence is MNTNRLIDETSPYLLQHAHNPVDWSPWGEEALKRAKAEDKPILLSIGYAACHWCHVMERESFEDPRIAELMNQHFVCIKVDREERPDLDRIYQSAVQMMGVHGGWPLTVFLTPDGEPFYGGTYFPPEDRHGLPSFTRVLLSVARIWREERGEVRTAVGQFLEGLSHLNRFPASSAEPNAAVVEGAVRALSRTVDPVHGGFGRAPKFPHPSALELLLRAGARGDRFSLDMVTLTLRKMAEGGIYDQVGGGFHRYSVDARWLVPHFEKMLYDNAQLIPVYLHAHQVTGDPLFARIARETVGYVLREMTHPDGGFYSTQDADSEGEEGKFFVWTKEEIFRVLGPELGEVCCRAFGVSEAGNWEHGKNILHVVATPEQLANRFGKSPEEIAMLLGQVKCKLFGARDARVKPGRDEKILTAWNGLMISACAAAGATLGHGAALEAAVRAADFIERHLTRDGRLLRTWTAGEAKLGGYLDDYTFLTAALLDLYEATLDSRFFTRAEALHRLTLEQFWDEAEGGFFFTAKDHERLVARMKSASDEAIPSGTAVATLNLLRFAAALGEEAYRRMADRVFRSLLRPMEQTPSGFAHLLLALDFATRGPVEVVLVGPREAPATRAMVEVVHRRYLPNRILAHADPGAPAPAFAGPLLEGKRAVDGQVTAYVCRNFTCSAPVTDPGALGALLEQGAPEAGPAGRPAG